One Gloeothece verrucosa PCC 7822 DNA window includes the following coding sequences:
- a CDS encoding GuaB3 family IMP dehydrogenase-related protein has product MNIIIGRGKIARRAYGIDEIALVPGVRTLDPSLADTRFSIGGIEREIPIIASAMDGVVDVRMAVLLSELGALGVLNLEGIQTRYADPNPILDRIASVGKSEFVGLMQELYAEPIKPELIKQRISEIKQQGGIAAVSLTPAGAYSFGEVVALAKADLVFVQATVVSTDHLSPASINPLDLAQFSQNMPMPVILGNCVTYEVTLELMKAGAAGILVGIGPGAACTSRGVLGVGIPQATAVADCAAAREDYYQETGRYVPVIADGGIITGGDICKCIACGADAVMIGSPIARSAEAPGRGFHWGMATPSPVLPRGTRINVGTTGTIQEILRGPAKLDDGTHNLLGALKTSMGTLGAKDIKEMQQVEVVIAPSLLTEGKVYQKAQQLGMGK; this is encoded by the coding sequence GTGAATATTATCATTGGACGGGGTAAAATCGCTCGTCGAGCCTATGGTATCGATGAGATAGCACTGGTCCCCGGAGTGCGGACTCTAGACCCTAGTTTGGCAGATACTCGCTTTTCTATTGGTGGGATCGAGCGAGAAATCCCGATTATTGCTAGTGCAATGGACGGTGTAGTCGATGTGCGAATGGCGGTATTACTTTCAGAATTAGGCGCTTTAGGCGTTCTCAACCTAGAAGGAATTCAAACTCGTTACGCTGATCCCAATCCTATTTTAGACCGTATTGCTTCTGTCGGAAAATCGGAATTTGTCGGGTTGATGCAAGAACTCTATGCTGAACCCATTAAGCCAGAATTAATTAAACAACGCATTAGCGAAATTAAACAGCAAGGCGGCATCGCGGCAGTTAGCTTAACGCCTGCGGGGGCTTACTCTTTTGGGGAAGTCGTCGCCCTTGCCAAAGCCGATTTAGTCTTTGTGCAAGCGACAGTGGTGTCTACCGACCATTTGTCCCCTGCCTCGATTAATCCGCTAGATTTAGCCCAATTTTCTCAAAATATGCCGATGCCGGTAATTTTAGGCAATTGTGTTACTTATGAGGTCACACTTGAGCTAATGAAAGCAGGAGCGGCTGGAATTTTGGTGGGTATTGGTCCAGGTGCGGCTTGTACTTCTCGCGGCGTGTTGGGGGTGGGTATTCCCCAAGCAACGGCGGTGGCTGACTGTGCGGCGGCTAGAGAGGATTATTATCAGGAAACGGGTAGATATGTTCCAGTGATTGCTGATGGTGGCATTATTACCGGTGGTGATATTTGTAAATGTATTGCCTGTGGTGCGGATGCGGTGATGATTGGTTCTCCCATTGCTCGTTCAGCAGAAGCGCCCGGTAGAGGGTTTCACTGGGGGATGGCCACCCCTAGTCCGGTGTTACCGCGAGGAACTCGGATTAATGTGGGTACAACCGGAACAATTCAAGAAATTTTGAGAGGTCCGGCTAAACTTGATGATGGTACTCATAATCTCTTAGGCGCTCTTAAAACCAGTATGGGGACTTTGGGCGCTAAAGATATTAAGGAGATGCAGCAGGTTGAGGTGGTAATTGCGCCTTCTCTGTTAACGGAGGGTAAGGTTTACCAAAAGGCTCAACAATTGGGTATGGGTAAGTAA
- a CDS encoding site-2 protease family protein: MNGNIRVGNLFGIPFYVNPSWFFVLGLVTLSYGGDLAQFPQLSGITPWLLGFVAALLLFASVVAHELGHSFVALAQGIEVKSITLFLFGGLASLGKESETPLQAFLVAIAGPVVSLLLFGLFLLISNQLALPTPLAAIVSMLAYINLALAVFNLIPGLPLDGGNVLKSVVWQITGNPNKGVIFASRVGQLFGWLAVIIGALSIFGVSQIGSFWTLLIGFFLLQNAGFSAQTARVQDTLGSYKVEEAIIPDSPIVSADLTLREFVNEYVIGKKEWRKFLVTNEDNKLMGVLLIDSLKQVPTSQWTEVLVKDLIQPADTIKTIQAEQSLLDAVKLLEDQTSPQLTVIRGDGVVVGLLEKASVLRFLQEKAQAKAA, encoded by the coding sequence ATGAACGGCAACATTCGTGTAGGTAACTTATTTGGGATACCTTTTTATGTAAATCCATCTTGGTTTTTTGTTTTGGGGTTAGTTACCCTCAGTTATGGAGGAGATTTAGCTCAATTTCCGCAACTGAGTGGGATTACACCTTGGTTGTTAGGATTTGTTGCCGCACTACTCCTATTTGCTTCTGTGGTTGCCCATGAATTGGGACATAGTTTTGTCGCACTCGCTCAAGGTATAGAAGTTAAGTCTATCACTTTGTTTCTTTTTGGTGGATTAGCCAGCTTAGGGAAAGAATCTGAAACCCCGCTTCAGGCTTTTTTAGTAGCGATTGCAGGACCGGTTGTTAGTTTACTTCTGTTTGGCTTGTTTTTGCTGATCTCGAATCAACTGGCTTTGCCCACTCCGCTTGCTGCTATCGTCTCTATGTTAGCTTATATTAACTTAGCCTTAGCTGTTTTTAACTTGATTCCTGGGTTGCCCTTAGATGGTGGCAATGTTTTAAAATCTGTTGTCTGGCAGATTACTGGTAATCCGAATAAAGGCGTTATTTTTGCCAGTCGAGTCGGTCAATTATTCGGTTGGTTAGCGGTTATTATTGGAGCCTTATCGATTTTTGGCGTGAGTCAAATTGGCAGTTTTTGGACTTTATTAATTGGCTTTTTCTTGTTACAAAATGCGGGGTTTTCTGCCCAAACGGCTAGGGTTCAAGATACTTTAGGGAGTTATAAAGTTGAAGAAGCGATTATTCCCGATAGCCCCATTGTTTCGGCTGACTTAACTTTACGAGAATTCGTTAATGAATATGTCATTGGGAAAAAAGAATGGAGAAAATTTTTAGTGACCAATGAAGATAATAAATTAATGGGAGTTCTTTTGATTGACAGCTTAAAGCAAGTTCCTACTTCTCAATGGACGGAAGTCCTAGTCAAAGACTTAATTCAACCGGCAGATACTATTAAAACGATTCAGGCTGAACAATCTTTACTGGATGCGGTAAAACTTCTAGAAGATCAAACCTCTCCTCAGTTAACGGTTATCCGAGGCGATGGGGTTGTAGTGGGATTATTGGAAAAAGCTTCGGTTCTCAGATTCTTGCAGGAAAAGGCACAAGCTAAAGCCGCTTAA
- a CDS encoding putative quinol monooxygenase, protein MAQEYLRVVARVAALPDKVEEVKAILSELIEPTRQETGCIQYELLQNQNDPTDFTFVETWTNKSSLYTHLANSHIQAAIKKFEGLIAAEPDIRLYDQLF, encoded by the coding sequence ATGGCTCAAGAATATCTTCGTGTTGTGGCTCGGGTGGCGGCTCTGCCTGATAAAGTGGAGGAAGTTAAAGCTATTCTCAGTGAACTTATTGAACCCACTCGTCAAGAAACCGGTTGTATTCAATATGAGCTTTTACAAAATCAAAATGACCCAACAGATTTTACCTTTGTGGAAACTTGGACAAATAAATCATCTTTATATACTCATCTCGCTAACAGTCATATTCAAGCGGCTATTAAAAAATTTGAGGGTTTAATCGCGGCTGAACCGGATATTCGTTTGTATGATCAATTATTTTGA
- a CDS encoding PEP-CTERM sorting domain-containing protein: MMFNRSNRLKDCAFGFSASVLLLLCATLPQRANAQITNPNVLIKGLGGPAGYGYATSKLNHDLEPGEHTPDPLTLPFPLFGSRMFFFVNPNGTVTIAPFRSYTPEPFPVSNYNYPIIAPYWADVDTRCEDCGTVYVGYPNEKTIVVTWDQVGYYNQHSDKTNTFQVVLRDRRQDFKGGYLDIEFRYAGLNWTTGDASGGSNGLGGTPALAGFDAGDGINLWVLPGSFSSSILNLVNGSNLIDPVPGIWSYSMRQTPQVVPEPFTIFGVSTALGFGSFFKRTVSKKQEKKSKISTPV; this comes from the coding sequence ATGATGTTTAATCGTTCAAATAGGCTCAAAGACTGCGCCTTTGGCTTCAGTGCGTCCGTATTGTTGCTGCTGTGTGCAACATTGCCCCAGAGAGCTAACGCACAAATTACCAATCCCAATGTTTTAATCAAGGGTTTAGGTGGTCCTGCCGGATATGGTTATGCGACTTCAAAACTTAACCATGATTTAGAGCCAGGGGAACACACACCAGACCCATTAACCCTACCCTTTCCCCTCTTCGGCTCTCGTATGTTTTTTTTTGTTAACCCGAATGGCACCGTGACCATTGCTCCATTCCGTAGTTACACTCCTGAACCATTTCCTGTTAGCAACTACAACTACCCAATAATTGCCCCTTACTGGGCAGATGTGGATACCCGATGCGAAGATTGCGGGACCGTTTACGTGGGTTATCCTAATGAGAAGACCATTGTGGTTACTTGGGATCAAGTTGGCTATTATAATCAACATAGTGATAAAACCAATACTTTCCAAGTTGTCCTGCGGGATCGGAGGCAAGACTTTAAAGGAGGATACTTGGACATTGAGTTTCGCTATGCCGGCCTTAACTGGACTACAGGAGATGCCTCTGGAGGCTCGAATGGACTGGGTGGGACACCTGCTCTAGCTGGCTTCGATGCTGGTGATGGGATAAATTTATGGGTACTGCCAGGTTCTTTTAGCTCATCTATTTTAAATTTGGTTAATGGTAGCAACCTAATTGATCCTGTCCCTGGAATATGGTCTTACTCCATGCGCCAAACCCCCCAAGTCGTTCCAGAACCCTTTACTATTTTTGGCGTAAGTACAGCCTTGGGTTTCGGTTCGTTCTTCAAGCGAACAGTATCTAAAAAGCAGGAAAAAAAATCTAAAATTTCAACTCCCGTTTGA
- a CDS encoding putative quinol monooxygenase: protein MNLLQNQNDPTDFTFVETWTNKSCLDTHLANSHIQAAIKKFEGLIAAEPDIFSLNF from the coding sequence ATCAATCTTTTACAAAATCAAAATGACCCAACAGATTTTACCTTTGTGGAAACTTGGACAAATAAATCATGTTTAGATACTCATCTGGCTAACAGTCATATTCAAGCGGCTATTAAAAAATTTGAGGGTTTAATCGCGGCTGAACCGGATATTTTCTCTCTCAACTTTTAG
- a CDS encoding PEP-CTERM sorting domain-containing protein, whose amino-acid sequence MFNRSNRLKDYAYGFSASVLLLLCGTLPQRANAQITNPNVLINGLGGPAGYGELSQEPNDDGSSNLLDLPFTINFFGNYFNEFWINNNGNLTFESPLFRYTPEPFPVSNQPMIAPYWADVDTRCQDCGAVYVGSPNSDTVVVTWDQVGYYDEHSDKTNTFQVVLRNRSQDFTPGDFDIEFRYGGLNWTTGDASGGSNGLGGTPAQAGFDAGDGINFSALPGSFSSYILNLVNSSNLIDPVAGIWSFAIRQGSVPGTIPGTTPSNPLLPVVTDNGWEFNFNIQDPNIPVFIDPLVGIGYDYVVDSGPNIASVLLPTGIGDNNYELWLFNPTINDYENSGIFLTGGNPFTFSPGGVNRFSIRGIEVEAGLDPNDVQAFVTGLTFVSPGQVSMRQIPQVVPEPFTIFGVSTALGFGSFFKRRVSKKQEKKSKISTPV is encoded by the coding sequence ATGTTTAATCGCTCAAATAGGCTCAAAGACTACGCCTATGGCTTCAGCGCGTCCGTATTGTTGCTCCTGTGTGGAACATTGCCCCAGAGAGCTAACGCTCAAATTACCAATCCCAATGTTTTAATCAATGGCTTAGGTGGTCCTGCGGGATATGGTGAGCTATCTCAAGAACCTAACGATGATGGCTCGTCCAACTTATTAGACCTACCCTTTACCATCAACTTTTTTGGCAACTACTTTAACGAGTTTTGGATTAACAACAATGGCAACCTGACCTTCGAAAGTCCACTCTTTCGTTACACTCCTGAACCATTTCCTGTTAGCAACCAGCCAATGATTGCCCCTTACTGGGCAGATGTGGATACCCGATGCCAAGATTGCGGGGCCGTTTACGTGGGTTCTCCTAATTCAGACACGGTTGTGGTGACTTGGGATCAAGTTGGCTATTATGATGAACATAGTGATAAAACCAATACTTTCCAAGTTGTCCTGCGGAATCGGAGTCAGGACTTTACTCCAGGAGACTTTGACATTGAGTTTCGCTATGGCGGCCTTAACTGGACTACAGGGGATGCCTCTGGAGGCTCGAATGGACTGGGTGGTACACCTGCCCAAGCTGGCTTCGATGCTGGTGATGGGATAAATTTCTCGGCACTGCCAGGTTCTTTTAGCTCATATATTTTAAATTTGGTTAATAGTAGCAACCTAATTGATCCTGTCGCTGGAATATGGTCTTTCGCGATCCGACAAGGTAGTGTCCCAGGAACTATCCCAGGAACTACTCCAAGCAATCCTCTTCTTCCTGTGGTGACAGATAACGGATGGGAATTTAATTTTAATATTCAAGACCCTAATATCCCAGTCTTCATCGATCCATTAGTTGGCATCGGTTACGACTATGTTGTTGATTCAGGCCCAAACATTGCCTCTGTTCTTCTGCCCACTGGCATTGGCGATAATAATTATGAACTTTGGCTGTTTAATCCTACTATCAATGACTACGAGAATAGTGGCATCTTTTTGACGGGTGGCAATCCTTTCACTTTCTCGCCAGGTGGCGTGAATCGTTTCAGTATCAGAGGGATCGAGGTTGAGGCTGGGCTAGACCCCAACGATGTTCAAGCATTCGTAACAGGACTAACTTTTGTTAGCCCAGGCCAGGTGTCCATGCGCCAAATCCCCCAAGTCGTTCCAGAACCCTTTACTATTTTTGGCGTAAGTACAGCCTTGGGTTTCGGTTCGTTCTTCAAGCGAAGAGTGTCTAAAAAGCAGGAAAAAAAATCTAAAATTTCAACTCCCGTTTGA
- a CDS encoding DUF751 family protein, which translates to MEDFFNNISRYPRYLISFSLGIFFSFFGWMKPLFKNPLTAIATIGMLVGGFVFLFFTLRAMLGVSTV; encoded by the coding sequence ATGGAAGATTTTTTTAATAACATTTCTCGCTACCCTCGCTACCTGATCAGTTTTTCTTTAGGCATCTTCTTTTCCTTCTTTGGATGGATGAAACCTCTATTTAAGAATCCGCTCACAGCGATCGCAACGATAGGAATGTTAGTCGGAGGGTTTGTGTTTTTATTCTTTACCCTACGAGCTATGTTAGGGGTATCTACAGTATGA
- the rbfA gene encoding 30S ribosome-binding factor RbfA: MATDRRVSRVSSLIKREVSQMLLYEIKDDRVGAGMVSVTDVDVSGDLQHAKIFVSIYGTEQAKAETMEGLRSSAGFVRRELGQRIRLRRTPEIVFFEDRSLERGDRTLHLLNQLRDTRQEDDEDIEPAQEDLS; this comes from the coding sequence ATGGCTACCGATCGTCGAGTTTCTCGCGTTTCCTCCTTAATTAAACGCGAAGTCAGTCAAATGTTACTCTACGAGATCAAGGATGATCGAGTAGGTGCGGGGATGGTGAGTGTCACCGATGTAGATGTGTCCGGAGATTTACAGCACGCGAAAATTTTCGTCAGTATCTACGGCACAGAACAAGCAAAAGCAGAAACAATGGAGGGCTTAAGATCGTCAGCCGGTTTTGTACGCCGTGAACTTGGCCAACGGATACGCCTCCGGAGAACCCCTGAAATAGTGTTTTTTGAAGATCGTTCTTTAGAGCGAGGCGATCGCACATTACATCTACTCAACCAACTCCGGGATACTCGTCAAGAAGATGATGAGGATATAGAGCCTGCACAAGAGGACCTCAGTTAA